A single region of the Saprospiraceae bacterium genome encodes:
- a CDS encoding TonB-dependent receptor plug domain-containing protein, translating to MESVLPSIALGLRSSAGGELSSQYSVRGGSYDENLVFVNDFEIFRPQLIRNGQQEGLSFPNPDLVKELKFYSGGFESKYGDKLSSVMDIRYKNPDTLKASAAASLLGMSFHLEGSSNIFGKILLQEN from the coding sequence TTGGAAAGCGTCTTACCATCCATCGCTCTCGGATTGCGCAGTAGCGCCGGCGGCGAACTGTCCTCTCAATACAGCGTTCGCGGTGGAAGTTATGACGAGAATCTGGTTTTTGTCAATGATTTTGAAATCTTCAGGCCACAGCTCATTCGCAATGGACAACAGGAAGGTTTGTCTTTTCCAAATCCTGATCTGGTAAAAGAACTCAAATTTTATTCCGGAGGATTCGAATCGAAATATGGAGATAAACTTTCGTCTGTGATGGACATCCGATATAAAAATCCGGATACTTTGAAAGCCAGTGCTGCTGCAAGTTTGTTAGGAATGAGCTTTCATTTAGAAGGCAGCTCCAATATATTTGGAAAAATACTGCTCCAAGAAAATTGA
- a CDS encoding nicotinamide mononucleotide transporter, protein MAVYYAAKENILTWPIGLINIITAFFIYYHVRLYSDMFLQIYFICISIYGWLIWNMEHRNAVPLKYLSNQGLALFAFLIIICTIVLGKFMSHIHEFFPSAFPEPAAYPYSDTLVAVASIIANTLMARRFIESWILWIGVDVICVYLYFQKDIKFIAFEFLIFLILACFGLYNWIQMKRKQDQISKSLHRL, encoded by the coding sequence GTGGCTGTTTATTATGCGGCCAAAGAAAACATCCTGACCTGGCCTATAGGACTTATAAATATCATCACAGCTTTTTTTATTTACTACCATGTCAGATTGTATTCTGATATGTTTCTCCAGATCTATTTTATTTGCATCAGTATATATGGATGGCTTATATGGAATATGGAACATAGAAATGCAGTCCCTTTAAAGTATTTGTCAAACCAAGGATTGGCCTTATTTGCATTTCTAATCATCATTTGCACAATAGTCCTTGGAAAGTTCATGTCGCATATTCACGAATTTTTTCCATCCGCATTTCCGGAACCTGCTGCTTATCCTTATTCAGATACGCTGGTGGCCGTAGCTAGCATCATCGCAAATACACTAATGGCCAGAAGATTTATTGAAAGTTGGATACTTTGGATTGGTGTAGATGTTATTTGCGTTTACCTGTATTTTCAAAAAGATATCAAGTTTATTGCCTTTGAGTTTTTGATTTTTTTAATCCTTGCTTGTTTCGGACTCTACAATTGGATTCAAATGAAACGAAAACAAGATCAGATTTCAAAGTCTTTGCATCGCTTGTGA
- a CDS encoding carboxypeptidase-like regulatory domain-containing protein, with translation MHSQIISFTLNGKVVDAQDGSPIELASVYISETAIFTETDALGNFQLFLPQKENYLIKVNRLGFKPIEKKIKWKEVQSGKLIEILLTRIVNTEVEITAENEDMESGG, from the coding sequence TTGCATTCGCAAATTATTTCTTTTACCCTAAACGGTAAAGTAGTCGATGCTCAAGATGGAAGTCCGATTGAACTGGCCAGTGTTTATATTTCCGAAACAGCCATTTTTACAGAAACGGATGCCTTGGGAAATTTTCAATTGTTTCTTCCTCAAAAAGAAAATTATCTCATTAAAGTGAACCGACTTGGCTTCAAACCCATCGAGAAAAAGATCAAATGGAAGGAAGTCCAATCAGGAAAATTAATTGAAATTTTATTGACTCGGATCGTAAACACAGAGGTTGAGATCACTGCAGAAAATGAGGATATGGAAAGTGGGGGTTAG
- a CDS encoding 3'-5' exonuclease, producing MELNNILFIDLETVSAESSYQNLDEKWQKLFETKMRYYREREPEKSLEDLYEEKAAIYAEFGRIVCIGVGLFRNNQLRIKTFAGPDEELLLTDFFSILTSHFGNPERHGLCGHNIREFDIPYLCRRALMNGLQLPAPLQIAGRKPWELKHLLDTMEMWKFGDIKHFISLDLLSACLGLESPKSDIDGSQVGRVYYEEEDIDRIARYCAQDIWVTANVYLSFHQQAPIPFDQVVISEG from the coding sequence ATGGAACTTAATAATATATTGTTTATAGATTTAGAAACAGTTAGCGCTGAATCTAGCTATCAAAACCTCGATGAAAAATGGCAAAAGCTCTTTGAAACCAAAATGCGCTATTACCGGGAACGTGAACCGGAAAAATCTTTAGAGGACTTATACGAGGAAAAAGCTGCGATTTATGCCGAGTTCGGACGGATCGTTTGCATTGGGGTTGGATTGTTTCGAAACAACCAATTGCGCATCAAGACTTTTGCCGGTCCCGATGAGGAATTACTGCTGACTGATTTTTTTAGTATTCTCACTTCGCACTTTGGAAATCCTGAACGTCACGGCCTGTGTGGACATAATATTCGGGAATTCGACATTCCTTATTTATGCAGGCGCGCTTTGATGAATGGATTGCAGCTTCCGGCTCCGCTGCAGATTGCCGGCAGAAAACCATGGGAATTAAAGCACCTGCTCGATACCATGGAAATGTGGAAGTTTGGAGACATCAAACATTTTATTTCACTCGATTTATTATCAGCTTGTCTCGGTTTAGAAAGTCCGAAATCAGATATAGATGGTAGCCAGGTAGGGCGGGTCTATTATGAAGAAGAAGATATAGATCGCATTGCGCGCTATTGTGCTCAGGATATCTGGGTCACCGCAAATGTTTATTTGAGTTTTCATCAGCAGGCGCCCATACCTTTTGATCAGGTTGTTATTTCGGAAGGGTAA